A segment of the Sandaracinaceae bacterium genome:
TGCTCGCGCCGCTCCGCGTCCCGAAGCATCCGATCCAGCTGCTCCGCTTCGGGCTGCGCGCGATCCGCAGCGCGACGGGGCTCGCGAAGCGCTTCCGGGAGGAACGCGCTCGGGCGCTCATCGGCGGCTGCGCGGCGCACGCCATCATGCCGCTCGACAAGCCGCTGACCGCGGCGCTCGCGGTGGTGTTCCTCCTCGCCGGCCACACCGAGGCGTGGCCGGTGGCGGAAGGCGGGAGCCACGCGATCACGAAGGCGATGGCGTCGCTGCTCGAGTCGCTCGGGGGGCGCATCGAGACCGGCACGTGGATCCGCTCGCTCGCCGACCTGCCGCCCGCGCGGATCTACCTCTTCGACACCGCGCCGCGCGGCCTGGCCGAGATCGCCGGCCCCGTGCTCCCCGCCCGCTACCTGCGGCGCCTCGGCCGTTATCGCTACGGGCCAGGGGTCTTCAAGCTGGACTGGGCGCTCGACGGGCCGATCCCGTGGAGGGACGAGCGCGCCCGGCTCGCCTCGACGGTGCACGTGGGGGGCACCCTCGAGGAGCTCGCCGCGAGCGAGCGGGCGATGTGGCGTGGAGATCACCCCGAGCGCCCCTTCGTGCTCGTCGTCCAGCAGAGCGAGCTCGACCCGACGCGCGCCCCGGCCGGAAAGCACACGGGCTACGGGTATTGTCACGTCCCGCACGGCTCGACCGTCGACCACACCGCGGCGGTCGAGGCGCAGATGGAGCGCTTCGCGCCGGGGTTCCGGGAGCGCGTGCTCGCGCGGCACGCGATGACGGCCGGCGACTTCGAGGCCTATGACCCGGCCTACGTCGGCGGCGCGATCACGGGCGGGGTGGCCGATCTGTTCCAGCTCTTCACGCGGCCGGTCGCGCGCCTCAGCCCCTACACGACCCCGAACCCGCGGGTCTTCCTCTGCTCGGCCTCGACGCCCCCCGGCG
Coding sequences within it:
- a CDS encoding NAD(P)/FAD-dependent oxidoreductase, yielding MTDAVIVGSGPNGLAAGIRLAQAGAEVLVIEGHAEIGGGTRTAELTLPGFRHDVCSAAHPTGILSPYLRTLPLEAHGLRWIQPRFSVAHPLDDGPAVLLHEDLEQTVAQLGPDADAYRRLMAPLLKDPHGLLEDLLAPLRVPKHPIQLLRFGLRAIRSATGLAKRFREERARALIGGCAAHAIMPLDKPLTAALAVVFLLAGHTEAWPVAEGGSHAITKAMASLLESLGGRIETGTWIRSLADLPPARIYLFDTAPRGLAEIAGPVLPARYLRRLGRYRYGPGVFKLDWALDGPIPWRDERARLASTVHVGGTLEELAASERAMWRGDHPERPFVLVVQQSELDPTRAPAGKHTGYGYCHVPHGSTVDHTAAVEAQMERFAPGFRERVLARHAMTAGDFEAYDPAYVGGAITGGVADLFQLFTRPVARLSPYTTPNPRVFLCSASTPPGGGVHGMCGFHAAEVARRRLERFPVAPLA